A window of the Acidobacteriota bacterium genome harbors these coding sequences:
- a CDS encoding glycosyltransferase: MKVLQVGKYYFPVMGGMENHLGLLCGQLRGSCDLEIVVSHTKPRTTREAVDGLPVTRCLEVGHVASTSLCPTMPWVLSHRRYDLIHIHFPHPMAVVSYLLSRKPVRHKVVVTYHSDIVKQVRLLKLYAPFMESVLGRASAIICSSPDYIESSETLRKFRSKCRVIPLGIDLARFDVTPAIAEAAAKIRARFGGPVALGVGRLIYYKGFEHAVEAMRAVDGQLLIIGVGPLREALESRALACGVASRVHFLGRISDEEIASYYAACDVFILPSVARSEAFGLVQLEAMASRRPVINTSLDSGVPFVSRHGETGLTVEPASSAALASAMRTLFADPGRARSLGEAGRARAEAEFSKEVMGQRTRALYDEILFDRPRGPS, encoded by the coding sequence ATGAAGGTTCTCCAGGTCGGCAAGTACTACTTCCCCGTGATGGGGGGGATGGAAAATCACCTGGGCCTCCTGTGCGGGCAGCTCCGGGGGAGCTGCGACCTCGAGATCGTGGTCAGCCACACGAAGCCCCGGACGACCCGGGAGGCGGTCGACGGCCTCCCCGTCACGCGCTGCCTCGAGGTCGGCCACGTCGCCTCGACCTCCCTCTGCCCGACGATGCCGTGGGTCCTGTCGCACCGGCGGTACGACCTGATCCACATCCATTTCCCGCACCCCATGGCGGTCGTGAGCTATCTGCTGAGCCGGAAACCCGTGCGTCACAAAGTGGTCGTCACGTACCACAGTGACATCGTCAAGCAGGTCCGCCTGCTGAAGCTCTACGCGCCGTTCATGGAGTCCGTCCTCGGCCGGGCCTCCGCCATCATCTGCTCGTCGCCCGACTACATCGAGAGCTCGGAGACGTTGCGGAAGTTCCGGTCGAAGTGCCGGGTGATCCCCCTCGGCATCGACCTCGCCCGCTTCGACGTGACCCCCGCGATTGCGGAGGCGGCCGCGAAGATCCGCGCCCGCTTCGGCGGACCCGTCGCGCTCGGCGTGGGCCGCCTCATCTACTACAAGGGGTTCGAGCACGCCGTCGAGGCGATGCGCGCGGTGGACGGGCAGCTCCTGATCATCGGCGTCGGGCCGCTGCGCGAGGCCCTGGAGAGCCGCGCGCTCGCGTGCGGCGTCGCCTCCCGGGTTCACTTCCTCGGGCGCATCTCGGACGAGGAGATCGCGTCGTACTACGCCGCGTGCGACGTCTTCATCCTCCCCTCGGTCGCGCGGAGCGAGGCGTTCGGCCTCGTGCAGCTCGAGGCGATGGCGTCCAGGCGCCCCGTCATCAACACGTCGCTCGATTCGGGAGTCCCGTTCGTCAGCCGGCACGGCGAGACGGGGCTCACGGTCGAGCCGGCGAGCTCCGCCGCGCTCGCCTCGGCGATGCGAACCCTCTTCGCCGACCCCGGGCGGGCGCGCTCGCTCGGCGAGGCCGGGCGCGCCCGCGCGGAAGCCGAGTTCTCCAAGGAGGTGATGGGCCAGAGGACCCGCGCCCTGTACGACGAGATCCTGTTTGACCGACCGCGGGGGCCGTCCTAA
- a CDS encoding M20/M25/M40 family metallo-hydrolase: MSPTPLDPARLNKYVDDNRSYFENTLASMVEVPTVSADPAHRGDIERGADLACQILTDAGARAEKVATKGNPVVIGEFPADRSRPTVTIYNHMDVQPADPAEWRTREPFKFHREDGRYGGRGTTDDKGPGLTAMMAARYAAQNGIPLNIRFVWEFEEEIGSPSFEGFLAGRGAALETDSVLVSDTIWIARGKPAVPYGLRGLQGALLTLETGTKDVHSGTTGGVARNPIGEMAEVLSRCYDAKTGRAKIPGFYDDVKRPSAKELRSFWRSGFKLKTFKAAHELKSLRKLTEKEAVQRIWSMPTFEVHGIKGGYQGPGIKTIVPARAEAKISMRLVPGMKPAKMVALLRKFVRKINPDVVVTGEHPLEAYLGEFTGPFADAARDALRFGFGATPAFIREGGSIGAVLSMRRHWNCPLVMMGLSLPEHGYHCPDENYDWGQASGGIKSFVKYFERIAEIR; this comes from the coding sequence ATGAGCCCGACCCCTCTCGATCCGGCCCGACTCAACAAGTACGTCGACGACAACCGATCCTATTTCGAGAACACCCTCGCCTCGATGGTCGAGGTGCCGACCGTCAGCGCCGACCCGGCGCACCGGGGGGACATCGAGCGGGGGGCGGATCTCGCCTGCCAGATCCTCACGGACGCCGGCGCCCGCGCCGAGAAGGTCGCGACGAAGGGGAATCCCGTCGTCATCGGCGAGTTCCCCGCGGACCGCTCCCGTCCGACGGTGACGATCTACAACCACATGGACGTGCAGCCGGCGGATCCCGCGGAGTGGAGGACGCGCGAGCCGTTCAAGTTCCATCGTGAGGACGGCCGCTACGGCGGGCGCGGCACGACCGACGACAAGGGTCCGGGGCTCACCGCGATGATGGCCGCCCGCTACGCGGCGCAGAACGGGATCCCGTTGAACATCCGCTTCGTCTGGGAGTTCGAGGAGGAGATCGGCTCCCCGTCCTTCGAGGGGTTCCTCGCCGGGCGGGGGGCTGCGCTCGAGACCGACTCGGTCCTCGTGAGCGACACCATCTGGATCGCGCGAGGCAAGCCCGCGGTCCCGTACGGCCTCCGCGGGCTGCAGGGGGCGCTCCTCACGCTCGAGACGGGAACGAAAGATGTCCACTCCGGCACGACCGGCGGCGTCGCGCGGAACCCCATCGGCGAGATGGCGGAGGTCCTCAGCCGTTGTTACGACGCGAAGACCGGCAGGGCGAAGATCCCCGGCTTCTACGACGACGTGAAAAGGCCCAGCGCGAAGGAGCTCCGGTCGTTCTGGCGCTCGGGTTTCAAGCTCAAGACATTCAAGGCGGCGCACGAGCTGAAGAGCCTGAGGAAGCTCACCGAGAAGGAGGCGGTCCAGAGGATCTGGTCGATGCCGACCTTCGAGGTGCATGGCATCAAGGGCGGCTACCAGGGGCCCGGGATCAAGACGATCGTCCCGGCCCGCGCCGAGGCGAAGATCAGCATGCGCCTCGTCCCCGGGATGAAGCCGGCGAAGATGGTGGCTCTCCTCCGGAAGTTCGTGAGGAAGATCAACCCCGACGTCGTCGTCACCGGCGAGCATCCGCTCGAGGCGTACCTGGGAGAGTTCACGGGCCCGTTCGCCGACGCGGCCCGCGACGCGCTCAGGTTCGGCTTCGGCGCCACCCCGGCGTTCATCCGCGAGGGAGGATCGATCGGCGCCGTCCTCAGCATGAGGCGACACTGGAACTGCCCGCTGGTGATGATGGGGCTCAGCCTTCCCGAGCACGGCTACCACTGCCCCGACGAGAACTACGACTGGGGACAGGCGTCGGGCGGGATCAAGTCGTTCGTGAAGTACTTCGAGAGGATCGCGGAGATCCGGTGA
- a CDS encoding SRPBCC family protein, with translation MIEAESSIEIERPAAEVFSFIDDFTRAAEWLESCVELRQTSAPPRAEGATLQYTHRQAGGGRMEGVVTGYEPERRLSMKFTDSQFDVAIDFRIEAATAGTTVTHACAVEPKGTLARMMAPMIRSMNERQVGNNLSRLKALVENKG, from the coding sequence GTGATCGAGGCCGAGTCGTCGATCGAGATCGAGCGACCCGCCGCGGAGGTCTTCTCGTTCATCGACGACTTCACGAGGGCTGCGGAGTGGCTCGAGTCGTGCGTCGAGCTGCGGCAGACGTCCGCGCCGCCCCGAGCCGAGGGGGCGACGCTCCAGTACACCCACAGGCAGGCGGGCGGCGGCCGGATGGAAGGGGTGGTGACCGGCTACGAACCGGAGCGCCGCCTGTCGATGAAGTTCACGGATTCGCAGTTCGACGTCGCCATCGACTTCCGGATCGAGGCGGCGACCGCGGGAACCACCGTCACGCACGCATGCGCGGTCGAGCCGAAGGGAACGCTGGCGAGGATGATGGCCCCGATGATCCGCTCCATGAACGAGCGGCAGGTGGGAAACAACCTGTCGCGGCTCAAGGCTCTCGTCGAAAACAAGGGATGA
- a CDS encoding TlpA family protein disulfide reductase has protein sequence MRRYPAIFVDDVLVATPKDFGFYGKGEGAGDGRYTPFQSAESHERFRNDLSKMIDLILSGRKAEARARAPQTTEAALPALPEFSVTDLDGHALARADLAGRAVLVEFWATWCPPCRGTLAWLGDLKKKYGDRLAIVALAVQSDEADVRKLAGDLKLPLSWSMATPDLARSFGDITSVPTMFLFDRSGKAAGAFYGAPPTLHHDAESRIASIAG, from the coding sequence GTGAGGCGCTACCCGGCGATCTTCGTCGACGACGTGCTCGTCGCGACCCCCAAGGACTTCGGCTTCTACGGCAAGGGTGAAGGGGCGGGCGACGGCCGCTACACACCCTTCCAGAGCGCCGAGAGCCACGAGCGATTCCGCAACGACCTCTCGAAGATGATCGATCTGATCCTGAGCGGACGGAAGGCCGAGGCGCGCGCCCGGGCACCGCAGACCACGGAGGCGGCCCTCCCGGCGCTTCCCGAATTCTCGGTCACGGATCTCGACGGCCACGCGCTCGCCCGCGCGGACCTCGCAGGGCGTGCGGTCCTGGTCGAGTTCTGGGCGACCTGGTGCCCGCCGTGCCGCGGCACCCTCGCGTGGCTCGGCGATCTGAAGAAAAAGTACGGCGACCGGCTCGCGATCGTCGCGCTCGCGGTGCAGTCCGACGAGGCCGACGTCCGCAAGCTCGCCGGCGATCTGAAGCTCCCCCTCTCGTGGTCGATGGCCACGCCGGACCTCGCCCGGAGCTTCGGCGACATCACGTCGGTGCCGACGATGTTCCTCTTCGATCGATCGGGCAAGGCCGCCGGCGCCTTCTACGGCGCGCCGCCGACCCTTCACCACGACGCGGAAAGCCGGATCGCTTCGATCGCCGGCTAG
- a CDS encoding redoxin domain-containing protein, protein MQLQRAVPRFRSRGLGLAALTYDDASILAQFAARDGIDYPLLSDPNSEFLRKIRMVDPDNTPANRPDYGKRRMAFPGYFLIDRGGVVRERSLDAGYNDRRTAGAFLAGLFPELVEQGGAIAAPHLGIETFQSDPAVSPGSRFTLGVRLTLPPRMHVYAPGVEHYRPIALSLTSDAAFSSAAPVYPAPKILRLEAIRETVPVFEGEFTIDVDVRLVSENIALLKSLGHDRSKLTPLVVKGELSYQACDDVRCFLPEVTPVTWELKVRQLDFRPMLQH, encoded by the coding sequence GTGCAGCTGCAACGTGCAGTGCCCCGGTTCAGGAGCCGCGGCCTCGGCCTCGCGGCGTTGACGTACGACGACGCCTCGATTCTCGCGCAGTTCGCCGCCCGGGACGGGATCGACTACCCGCTCCTTTCGGATCCGAACTCCGAGTTCCTCCGAAAGATTCGCATGGTCGACCCGGACAACACGCCGGCGAACCGCCCCGACTACGGAAAGCGGCGCATGGCCTTCCCCGGGTACTTCCTGATCGACAGGGGCGGCGTCGTCCGGGAGCGATCGCTCGACGCCGGGTACAACGATCGGCGGACCGCGGGAGCTTTTCTGGCGGGCCTCTTCCCGGAGCTCGTCGAGCAGGGGGGCGCCATCGCCGCGCCGCACCTCGGCATCGAGACGTTTCAGTCCGATCCGGCTGTCTCGCCGGGGAGCCGGTTCACGCTCGGCGTGCGCCTCACGCTTCCTCCTCGGATGCACGTCTACGCGCCCGGCGTCGAGCATTACAGGCCGATCGCGCTGAGCCTCACGTCCGACGCCGCCTTCTCGTCCGCGGCGCCGGTGTATCCCGCGCCGAAGATCCTCAGGCTCGAGGCGATCCGCGAGACGGTTCCCGTCTTCGAAGGGGAGTTCACGATCGACGTCGACGTGCGGCTGGTGTCCGAGAACATCGCACTCCTGAAGTCACTGGGGCACGACAGGTCGAAGCTGACCCCGCTGGTCGTCAAGGGGGAGCTTTCGTATCAGGCCTGCGACGACGTGCGGTGCTTCCTGCCCGAGGTCACGCCCGTCACGTGGGAGCTGAAGGTTCGGCAGCTCGACTTCAGGCCGATGCTTCAACACTAG
- a CDS encoding FG-GAP repeat protein has product MKIRAAALGTLILASLALAWAAPGESPAPIPGIQEGQAKLRQGDFAGASKILEGLAGREPGNLMAWRLLGFARLKGNDSDGAIAAYGKALELSPGLPAALYNTAVAYAKKKDADHAFEWLAKARAGHRADLTGLDRDPDLAGLKDDPRFAPALTDAAYFADPFVEPVRILKEWDGEAADDQFGWIARDAGDVDRDGAHDVVTSAPTKAIGGASAGRVYLYSSRSGRLLWKVDGAPGDQLGMGVEGAGDTNHDGVPDIIASAPGAGKAYIYSGADGRVLQTLTGEAKGDIFGRHVAGVGDVDHDGCADVIVGAPGNAAAGAGAGRAYVYSGKDGHTLLTLTGEGPGDSFGSTVGGATDARGTFILVGAAAAGPRKTGRTYVYEALASKPSFVIDSDETGGALGAMFVSVAGDVDADGIADIYASDWQNNAKGPSSGRIYVHSGKDGHRLMTLSGETAGEGFGIGSATAGDVDGDGHADLIVGAWQYAEVAASAGRARLYSGKDGSVLATYTGRTPGDTFGFDAVGVGDVDGDGTIDLLVTSAWSGVHGYHSGRMFIVSSGVRKGAKAAAARPEDQPEEPSPPTVPMEQRGVAMGAPFPAFQLQDQSGRVRDLESLTGEKGLVLLLVRSADW; this is encoded by the coding sequence ATGAAGATCCGCGCGGCAGCACTCGGAACTCTCATTCTCGCGTCTCTGGCCCTGGCATGGGCCGCGCCGGGCGAGTCGCCCGCCCCCATCCCCGGGATCCAGGAAGGACAGGCGAAGCTCCGGCAGGGGGACTTCGCCGGCGCCTCGAAGATCCTCGAGGGGCTCGCGGGGCGCGAGCCGGGGAACCTGATGGCGTGGCGCCTCCTCGGCTTCGCCCGGCTCAAGGGGAACGACTCCGACGGCGCGATCGCCGCCTACGGCAAAGCCCTCGAGCTGTCCCCCGGTCTGCCGGCGGCTCTCTACAACACCGCCGTCGCGTACGCGAAGAAGAAGGACGCGGACCACGCCTTCGAGTGGCTCGCGAAAGCGCGGGCAGGCCACCGCGCCGACCTCACGGGCCTCGATCGCGATCCGGATCTGGCGGGGTTGAAGGACGATCCCCGCTTCGCGCCCGCGCTCACCGACGCCGCGTATTTCGCGGATCCGTTCGTGGAGCCGGTCCGGATCCTGAAGGAGTGGGACGGCGAGGCGGCCGACGATCAGTTCGGCTGGATCGCGAGGGACGCGGGAGACGTGGATCGCGACGGGGCGCACGACGTCGTCACGTCGGCGCCGACGAAGGCGATCGGCGGCGCCTCCGCCGGCCGCGTCTATCTGTACTCGTCGCGGAGCGGCAGGCTCCTCTGGAAGGTCGACGGAGCCCCCGGAGATCAGCTCGGGATGGGCGTCGAGGGGGCCGGCGACACGAATCACGACGGAGTCCCCGACATCATCGCGAGCGCTCCCGGCGCGGGGAAGGCCTACATCTACTCCGGGGCCGACGGCCGCGTGCTGCAGACGCTCACCGGCGAGGCGAAGGGGGACATCTTCGGCCGCCACGTCGCGGGTGTCGGCGATGTCGATCACGACGGATGCGCCGACGTCATCGTCGGGGCGCCGGGCAACGCCGCCGCGGGGGCCGGCGCCGGGCGCGCCTACGTCTACTCCGGGAAGGACGGCCACACGCTTCTGACGCTGACGGGCGAGGGGCCGGGAGACTCGTTCGGCAGCACGGTCGGCGGCGCGACTGACGCCCGCGGCACGTTCATCCTCGTCGGCGCGGCCGCCGCGGGGCCGAGGAAGACGGGCCGGACGTACGTCTACGAGGCGCTCGCGTCGAAGCCGAGTTTCGTCATCGATTCGGACGAGACGGGCGGGGCGCTCGGCGCGATGTTCGTCTCCGTCGCGGGGGACGTCGACGCCGACGGCATCGCCGACATCTACGCGTCGGACTGGCAGAACAACGCGAAGGGTCCGTCCTCGGGGCGCATCTACGTCCACTCCGGGAAGGACGGGCACCGGTTGATGACGCTGTCCGGTGAGACGGCGGGCGAAGGGTTCGGAATTGGCTCGGCGACCGCGGGGGACGTCGACGGCGACGGACACGCCGATCTGATCGTCGGGGCGTGGCAGTACGCCGAGGTGGCCGCTTCCGCCGGGCGCGCGCGCCTCTACTCCGGAAAGGACGGGAGCGTCCTGGCGACGTACACGGGTCGGACGCCGGGGGACACCTTCGGATTCGACGCCGTCGGCGTGGGCGACGTGGACGGCGACGGGACGATCGATCTGCTGGTCACCTCCGCGTGGAGCGGCGTCCACGGCTACCACTCGGGGCGCATGTTCATCGTCTCGAGCGGCGTTCGCAAGGGGGCGAAGGCGGCCGCGGCGCGTCCGGAAGATCAGCCCGAGGAGCCCTCCCCGCCCACCGTCCCGATGGAGCAGCGCGGCGTCGCGATGGGCGCCCCCTTCCCGGCGTTCCAGCTCCAGGACCAGAGCGGCAGGGTGCGCGACCTGGAATCGCTCACGGGCGAGAAGGGGCTCGTCCTCCTCCTCGTGCGCTCCGCCGACTGGTGA
- a CDS encoding helix-turn-helix transcriptional regulator produces the protein MSEFCPRIHAEWLFRGRSVSLHSWSCRGPHGTAGEEKRQRHFEIAVVLEGGFHYRGPRGSAVGDANTAICFDAEESYETRHRDARGDAGLALVLEPPALRELFGDGDRVGFRDLCLPVLPRAHLFISLLRNRLACSGGTPEEIVIEETLFHMVRVVWEGRHPKSARGARAGFLAARERVESVQEIMATEYARPLRLDDLATRVALSPQHLCRVFKAQTGLAVHRYLNRLRLRAALPRLLDPRSDLTSIAFDAGFSSHSHFTAAYRREFGVTPSGTRRLARDPRHARILTAS, from the coding sequence ATGTCTGAATTCTGCCCCCGGATTCACGCGGAGTGGCTCTTCCGCGGCCGGAGCGTGAGCCTTCACTCGTGGTCCTGTCGCGGCCCCCACGGCACCGCCGGCGAGGAGAAGCGCCAGCGCCACTTCGAGATCGCGGTCGTCCTGGAAGGGGGTTTTCACTACCGCGGCCCCCGCGGGAGCGCCGTCGGCGATGCCAACACGGCCATCTGCTTCGACGCGGAGGAGTCGTACGAGACGCGGCACCGTGACGCCCGGGGCGACGCCGGCCTGGCTCTCGTCCTCGAGCCTCCCGCGCTCAGGGAGCTCTTCGGCGACGGCGACCGCGTGGGGTTCCGCGATCTCTGCCTTCCGGTTCTGCCTCGCGCCCACCTTTTCATCTCTCTCCTCCGGAATCGGCTGGCCTGTAGCGGCGGGACGCCCGAGGAGATTGTCATCGAGGAGACACTCTTTCACATGGTGCGCGTCGTCTGGGAGGGTCGACATCCGAAATCCGCTCGCGGAGCCCGGGCGGGCTTTCTCGCGGCCCGCGAGCGCGTCGAGTCGGTCCAGGAGATCATGGCCACCGAGTACGCGCGCCCCCTCCGTCTGGACGATCTCGCGACGCGCGTCGCTCTCTCGCCGCAGCACCTCTGTCGCGTGTTCAAGGCGCAGACCGGCCTCGCGGTCCACCGGTATCTCAACCGCCTGAGGCTGCGCGCCGCCCTGCCGCGACTTCTCGATCCCCGAAGCGACCTGACCTCAATCGCCTTCGACGCGGGCTTCTCGAGCCACAGCCACTTCACGGCGGCCTACCGGCGGGAGTTCGGCGTCACCCCCTCGGGAACACGCCGCCTCGCGCGTGACCCGCGGCATGCGAGGATTCTGACAGCGAGCTAA
- a CDS encoding SRPBCC family protein yields the protein MPRIRIRAEAILDVPPEAAYRVIADYRGGHPRIIPPRAFRDLTIERGGIGAGTMIRFKMRVGGGEREYRGEVSEPEAGRVLVETYDSGEVTTFTVDPAANGKCRVTIVTEWEAKGFFGWGQRLLAPGLLRPIYDEELRNLERVAAEVSATGV from the coding sequence GTGCCGCGCATCCGCATCCGGGCCGAAGCGATTCTAGACGTGCCGCCCGAGGCGGCGTACCGGGTCATCGCCGACTACCGCGGGGGGCACCCGCGCATCATCCCGCCCCGCGCCTTCCGCGACCTGACCATCGAGCGCGGAGGGATCGGCGCCGGAACGATGATCCGGTTCAAGATGCGGGTCGGCGGTGGCGAGCGGGAGTATCGGGGCGAGGTCTCGGAGCCCGAGGCCGGCCGCGTCCTCGTCGAGACGTACGATTCGGGGGAGGTCACGACCTTCACGGTGGATCCGGCCGCGAACGGGAAGTGTCGCGTGACGATCGTCACGGAGTGGGAGGCGAAGGGGTTCTTCGGGTGGGGGCAGCGCCTCCTCGCGCCGGGCCTCCTGCGACCAATCTACGACGAGGAGCTGCGAAACCTCGAGCGCGTCGCGGCCGAGGTCAGCGCGACGGGCGTGTAG
- a CDS encoding DUF4920 domain-containing protein: protein MITFLVATPACSRGGPHHYGTFTGAPAPTPIPDLIASPELHLGQQVAVQGSVAQVCQEMGCWFEVEEGGKRLMIDLQMGRRFTIPKDAGGLVARVEGKLIRDEGVLKVIGDGVELSTRPSR from the coding sequence GTGATCACCTTCCTCGTCGCCACCCCCGCCTGCTCGCGCGGCGGCCCCCATCACTACGGGACTTTCACCGGCGCCCCGGCGCCGACTCCGATCCCGGATCTCATCGCCTCTCCGGAGCTCCACCTGGGCCAGCAGGTCGCGGTCCAGGGGTCCGTGGCGCAGGTCTGCCAGGAGATGGGGTGCTGGTTCGAGGTCGAGGAGGGAGGCAAGCGGCTGATGATCGACCTTCAGATGGGGCGTCGTTTCACGATCCCGAAGGACGCCGGCGGGCTCGTCGCGCGCGTGGAGGGGAAGCTGATCCGGGACGAAGGAGTGCTGAAAGTGATCGGCGACGGCGTCGAGCTGTCTACACGCCCGTCGCGCTGA
- a CDS encoding DMT family transporter — protein MPAYSRGMASMALSAVAFSVMAALVKLAGPTFPNQELVALRSLASILPILAIARWRRVPFRIHSPGWLFVRGFLGYLAISCWFVSLNHLSLPDSVMIQYTSPVFVSLLAPFVLQERSMARDRWALAIALAGVALVVRPGLGLTASGALIGLAGAVCSAGAYVTIRALRHSDHPVIVMLAFPSVAAACGLLVMLVAPPFGFAAGWIWPDGRGWLLLSGIALMTAAGQVFLTYGLQHEPAGRATVATYLAVVVSVPLGVALFGQWPDLWMVLGGSMVVGAVATLSLVSHRPVPPPAGAGQMTEPLALDG, from the coding sequence ATGCCTGCCTACTCCCGGGGGATGGCGTCGATGGCCCTCTCGGCCGTCGCGTTCAGCGTGATGGCGGCACTCGTGAAGCTCGCCGGCCCGACCTTTCCCAACCAGGAGCTGGTCGCCCTCCGGAGCCTCGCCTCGATCCTCCCCATTCTCGCGATCGCCCGATGGCGGCGGGTCCCGTTCAGGATCCACAGCCCCGGCTGGCTCTTCGTGCGGGGGTTCCTGGGCTATCTCGCGATCTCTTGCTGGTTCGTGAGCCTGAACCACCTGAGCCTCCCGGACTCGGTGATGATCCAGTACACGAGCCCGGTCTTCGTTTCCCTCCTCGCCCCGTTCGTGCTCCAGGAGCGCTCGATGGCGCGCGACCGCTGGGCGCTCGCCATCGCCCTCGCCGGCGTCGCGCTGGTCGTGCGGCCGGGGCTCGGGCTGACCGCCTCGGGCGCGCTCATCGGCCTCGCGGGCGCCGTCTGCTCGGCCGGGGCGTACGTGACGATCCGGGCGCTGCGGCACTCCGATCACCCGGTGATCGTCATGCTCGCCTTCCCGTCGGTGGCGGCGGCGTGCGGGCTCCTGGTGATGCTCGTCGCACCGCCCTTCGGGTTCGCCGCGGGGTGGATCTGGCCGGACGGCCGAGGGTGGCTGTTGCTGTCGGGGATCGCGCTCATGACCGCGGCCGGGCAAGTCTTTCTCACGTACGGCCTGCAGCACGAGCCCGCGGGGCGCGCGACCGTCGCGACGTACCTCGCGGTCGTCGTGTCGGTTCCGCTCGGCGTCGCCCTCTTCGGGCAGTGGCCCGATCTCTGGATGGTTCTCGGCGGCTCGATGGTGGTAGGCGCGGTCGCGACGCTTTCGCTCGTCTCGCACCGCCCCGTACCCCCTCCGGCCGGCGCGGGCCAGATGACCGAGCCGCTGGCTCTCGACGGCTAG
- the serS gene encoding serine--tRNA ligase yields the protein MLDPALVRENIDLVRRKLGTRSGSYDLAPFLDLDGERRRLLKESESLKQRKNQASEQVAKLKREGGDAAAIIAEMREVGDQIKEFDDRLKIIDEQFGSQILTLPNLPHDSVPVGVDAGDNPVARTWGEPPRFDYAPRAHWEIGTALGILDFERAAKISGSRFAVLTGKGARLERALINFMLDVHTRENGYREVLPPFLVNSKTLTGTGQLPKFKSELFWIEGTDFGLIPTAEVPVTNLHSGEFLDEKALPIRYTAWTPCFRSEAGSYGKDVRGLIRQHQFNKVELVAFATPESSYDELERLTGNAEGILKRLGLHHRVVTLCTGDMGFSAAKTYDIEVWLPSENSFREISSCSNCESFQARRAQIRLRREGKGKTELVHTLNGSGLAVGRTLVAVLENYQQRDGSVVVPEALRPYMDGVERIERD from the coding sequence TTGCTCGATCCCGCCCTCGTCCGCGAGAACATCGACCTCGTCCGAAGGAAGCTCGGCACGCGCTCGGGCTCGTACGACCTCGCCCCGTTTCTCGATCTCGACGGCGAGAGGCGCCGTCTCCTGAAGGAATCGGAATCGCTCAAGCAGCGAAAGAACCAGGCGAGCGAACAGGTCGCGAAGCTGAAGCGCGAGGGAGGGGACGCCGCCGCCATCATCGCCGAGATGCGCGAGGTGGGCGATCAGATCAAGGAGTTCGACGACCGCCTCAAGATTATCGACGAGCAGTTCGGCAGCCAGATCCTGACGCTGCCGAACCTCCCGCACGATTCCGTCCCGGTGGGGGTGGACGCCGGAGACAACCCCGTCGCCCGGACGTGGGGTGAGCCGCCGCGCTTCGACTACGCGCCGAGGGCCCACTGGGAGATCGGAACGGCTCTCGGCATCCTCGACTTCGAGCGCGCGGCGAAGATCTCGGGATCCCGATTCGCCGTCCTGACGGGGAAAGGCGCCCGCCTCGAGCGAGCCCTCATCAACTTCATGCTCGACGTCCACACGCGCGAGAACGGCTACCGCGAGGTGCTCCCCCCCTTCCTCGTCAACTCGAAGACCCTCACCGGGACGGGGCAGCTCCCCAAGTTCAAGAGCGAGCTCTTCTGGATCGAGGGGACCGATTTCGGTCTCATCCCGACCGCCGAGGTGCCGGTGACGAACCTCCACTCGGGGGAGTTCCTCGACGAGAAGGCCCTGCCGATCCGCTACACCGCGTGGACGCCGTGCTTCCGCAGCGAGGCGGGCTCGTACGGGAAGGACGTCCGCGGTCTCATCCGCCAGCACCAGTTCAACAAGGTGGAGCTGGTCGCGTTTGCGACCCCCGAGAGCTCGTACGACGAGCTGGAGCGCCTCACCGGAAACGCCGAGGGGATCCTGAAGCGCCTCGGCCTCCACCACCGTGTCGTCACCCTCTGCACGGGCGACATGGGCTTCTCCGCCGCGAAGACGTACGACATCGAGGTCTGGCTCCCGTCCGAGAACTCCTTCCGCGAGATCTCCTCGTGCAGCAACTGCGAGTCGTTCCAGGCGCGGCGCGCCCAGATCCGCCTGAGGCGCGAAGGGAAGGGGAAGACCGAGCTGGTGCATACCCTCAACGGCTCCGGCCTCGCCGTCGGCCGCACGCTCGTCGCCGTCCTCGAGAACTACCAGCAGCGCGACGGGAGCGTGGTCGTCCCCGAGGCGCTCCGCCCGTACATGGACGGCGTCGAGAGAATCGAACGCGACTGA